One segment of Curtobacterium sp. MR_MD2014 DNA contains the following:
- a CDS encoding DUF4245 domain-containing protein, protein MTDPDGRPIVAELGRPETPEETWARKDAARRSRREHQTAFNLVLALIASLGIVLFLVAVVVRPDQTVDRSVDYQQVAAGADVPGVTLAAPDLPDGFTSNRADFQDKTSDGVRVWTVGLVTPDRQYIGLQQGIDANASWVANQLDQEPATGDRTIDGTKWTVYDRRDEGKDAGNHAYSLVHTFGRDTIVLSGTADDSSFTTVAKAVTEQLAN, encoded by the coding sequence GTGACCGACCCCGACGGACGCCCGATCGTCGCCGAGCTCGGCCGCCCGGAGACCCCGGAGGAGACCTGGGCCCGGAAGGACGCCGCGCGACGCTCCCGCCGCGAGCACCAGACCGCCTTCAACCTCGTGCTGGCGCTCATCGCATCGCTCGGCATCGTGCTCTTCCTGGTCGCCGTGGTCGTGCGACCGGACCAGACCGTCGACCGGTCCGTGGACTACCAGCAGGTCGCCGCCGGTGCCGACGTGCCCGGCGTGACGCTCGCGGCACCGGACCTGCCCGACGGTTTCACCTCGAACCGCGCCGACTTCCAGGACAAGACGTCGGACGGCGTGCGGGTCTGGACGGTCGGCCTCGTCACCCCGGACCGCCAGTACATCGGCCTCCAGCAGGGCATCGATGCGAACGCGTCGTGGGTGGCCAACCAGCTCGACCAGGAGCCCGCCACCGGTGACCGCACCATCGACGGCACGAAGTGGACGGTGTACGACCGTCGTGACGAGGGCAAGGACGCCGGGAACCACGCGTACTCGCTCGTGCACACCTTCGGCCGCGACACCATCGTCCTGTCCGGCACGGCCGACGACTCGTCGTTCACGACCGTCGCGAAGGCCGTCACCGAGCAGCTCGCGAACTGA
- the trhA gene encoding PAQR family membrane homeostasis protein TrhA yields the protein MQDETATLPHVPFTEEADTTESPRPAWRGWIHLGTFPFAIAMGIVLISLADSGAAKAGSAVFMATSLLMFGVSATYHRFPWGPTVKKVLKRIDHTNILLLIAGTYTPIAICALPHTLMVVVLWVMWSGAALGIAFRVLWIGAPRWLYVPIYLVLGCAALGLLPQFFAASVPMTVLVLSGGLAYVIGALVYGFKRPDPAPTVFGFHEVFHALTVVAFAAQWVGVLIVALDPVR from the coding sequence ATGCAGGACGAGACCGCCACGCTCCCCCACGTCCCGTTCACCGAGGAAGCGGACACCACCGAGTCGCCGCGCCCCGCCTGGCGCGGCTGGATCCACCTCGGCACGTTCCCGTTCGCCATCGCGATGGGCATCGTGCTCATCTCGCTGGCCGACAGCGGGGCCGCGAAGGCCGGCAGCGCCGTGTTCATGGCGACGTCGCTGCTCATGTTCGGCGTCTCCGCGACCTACCACCGATTCCCGTGGGGCCCGACGGTGAAGAAGGTCCTCAAGCGGATCGACCACACGAACATCCTGCTGCTCATCGCCGGCACCTACACGCCGATCGCGATCTGCGCGCTGCCGCACACGCTCATGGTGGTCGTGCTCTGGGTGATGTGGTCCGGAGCCGCGCTGGGCATCGCCTTCCGCGTCCTGTGGATCGGCGCCCCGCGCTGGCTGTACGTGCCGATCTACCTCGTGCTCGGGTGCGCCGCGCTCGGTCTGCTCCCGCAGTTCTTCGCCGCGAGCGTCCCCATGACGGTCCTCGTGCTCTCCGGCGGCCTGGCGTACGTCATCGGTGCCCTGGTCTACGGCTTCAAGCGCCCCGACCCCGCCCCGACCGTGTTCGGCTTCCACGAGGTCTTCCACGCACTGACCGTCGTCGCGTTCGCCGCGCAGTGGGTCGGCGTGCTCATCGTGGCCCTCGACCCGGTGCGCTGA
- a CDS encoding aminotransferase class V-fold PLP-dependent enzyme gives MNIAEYAAGFDEEPGYLDHAAFGPVQTAVLEEQRVLGTIQERMRFGAVETLDEQDARVRTVAARLVGRREDQVVSQTATTPGLLHTAFGLTGGVLVAADEYPSLPLALASAASATGGRVQPVVVESGAGWMTPTLVRERLTDDVAAVAVSLVDWQTGYLADLAAIREVIGDRLLIVDAIQGFGVVDAPYEVADVVATGGQKWLHAGWGTGFLAFSDRALNRLRPALSGPHGTTGWPTEVPSVKPGAAGYQMTRVDPVAQARMAVSLERLVSVGVGAVQERVADRVERVLDIADEFGLSVESSRDPRERAGIVVLRPPQGRLTALSAALHNHGVTATTRLGVARVSVFASTTDATLDMFRDACLSYATMQ, from the coding sequence GTGAACATCGCCGAGTACGCGGCCGGCTTCGACGAGGAGCCCGGGTACCTCGACCACGCCGCCTTCGGGCCGGTGCAGACCGCCGTGCTCGAGGAGCAGCGGGTGCTCGGGACGATCCAGGAGCGCATGCGCTTCGGCGCCGTGGAGACCCTCGACGAGCAGGACGCCCGGGTGCGCACCGTCGCTGCCCGGCTCGTCGGCCGTCGCGAGGACCAGGTGGTCTCGCAGACCGCCACGACGCCGGGGCTGCTGCACACGGCGTTCGGCCTGACCGGCGGTGTCCTGGTGGCCGCCGACGAGTACCCGTCGCTGCCGCTCGCACTGGCGAGCGCCGCCTCGGCGACGGGTGGCCGCGTGCAGCCCGTCGTCGTCGAGTCCGGTGCCGGCTGGATGACCCCGACGCTGGTCCGGGAGCGCCTGACCGACGACGTCGCCGCCGTCGCCGTGTCGCTCGTCGACTGGCAGACCGGGTACCTCGCCGACCTCGCTGCGATCCGGGAGGTCATCGGGGACCGCCTGCTCATCGTCGACGCGATCCAGGGCTTCGGCGTCGTCGACGCCCCGTACGAGGTCGCCGACGTCGTCGCCACCGGCGGGCAGAAGTGGCTGCACGCCGGGTGGGGCACGGGTTTCCTCGCGTTCAGCGACCGCGCCCTGAACCGCCTGCGCCCGGCGCTGTCCGGGCCGCACGGCACGACCGGCTGGCCGACCGAGGTCCCCTCGGTGAAGCCGGGCGCCGCGGGGTACCAGATGACGCGCGTCGACCCGGTCGCCCAGGCCCGGATGGCGGTGTCCCTCGAGCGGCTGGTCTCCGTCGGGGTCGGGGCCGTGCAGGAGCGCGTGGCCGACCGGGTCGAGCGGGTGCTCGACATCGCCGACGAGTTCGGCCTGTCGGTCGAGTCCAGCCGTGACCCGCGCGAGCGTGCCGGCATCGTCGTGCTGCGTCCGCCGCAGGGTCGGCTCACGGCGCTGTCCGCGGCGCTGCACAACCACGGGGTCACGGCGACGACGCGGCTCGGGGTCGCGCGGGTGTCGGTGTTCGCGTCCACCACGGACGCGACGCTCGACATGTTCCGCGACGCGTGCCTGTCCTACGCCACGATGCAGTAG
- a CDS encoding class II fumarate hydratase, whose product MEHDTMGEVRVPVDALYRAQTQRAVENFPISGSGLEPAQIVALARIKRAAAVVNGSLGIVDPTVADAIARAADAIIGGEHHDQFPVDVYQTGSGTSSNMNMNEVLATLATRIAGTDVHPNDHVNASQSSNDVFPTSVHVAVTEALIRTLVPALEHLAESLEAKATLWADAVKSGRTHLMDATPVTLGQEFGGYARQVRLGIERVQATLPRVAEVPLGGTAVGTGINTPKGFPQQVIARLASDTGLPITEALDHFEAQGARDALVEASGALKVIAVSLTKINNDLRWMGSGPNTGLGELHIPDLQPGSSIMPGKVNPVIPEATLMVAARVIGNDATVAWAGASGAFELNVAIPVMGTALLESIRLLANSSRVLADKTIDGLQANLERARAFAESSPSIVTPLNRVIGYEAAAKVAKYAVAEGITVRESVVALGHVERGEVTEEQLDSALDVLSMTHPN is encoded by the coding sequence ATCGAGCACGACACGATGGGCGAGGTCCGCGTCCCGGTGGACGCCCTCTACCGCGCCCAGACGCAGCGCGCGGTCGAGAACTTCCCGATCTCGGGCAGCGGACTCGAGCCGGCACAGATCGTCGCCCTCGCCCGGATCAAGCGCGCCGCAGCGGTCGTCAACGGGTCCCTCGGCATCGTCGACCCGACCGTGGCCGACGCGATCGCACGGGCGGCCGACGCGATCATCGGCGGCGAGCACCACGACCAGTTCCCGGTGGACGTCTACCAGACGGGCAGCGGCACCTCGTCGAACATGAACATGAACGAGGTCCTCGCGACCCTGGCGACCCGCATCGCCGGCACGGACGTCCACCCGAACGACCACGTCAACGCGTCCCAGTCGTCGAACGACGTCTTCCCGACCTCCGTGCACGTCGCCGTGACCGAGGCCCTCATCCGCACGCTCGTCCCCGCGCTCGAGCACCTGGCGGAGTCGCTCGAGGCCAAGGCGACGCTCTGGGCCGACGCCGTGAAGTCCGGACGCACCCACCTGATGGACGCCACCCCGGTCACCCTCGGGCAGGAGTTCGGCGGCTACGCCCGCCAGGTCCGGCTCGGCATCGAGCGCGTGCAGGCCACGCTCCCCCGCGTCGCCGAGGTCCCGCTCGGCGGCACCGCGGTGGGCACCGGCATCAACACGCCGAAGGGCTTCCCGCAGCAGGTCATCGCCCGTCTGGCCTCGGACACCGGCCTGCCGATCACCGAGGCGCTCGACCACTTCGAGGCACAGGGTGCCCGGGACGCACTGGTCGAGGCGTCGGGTGCGCTCAAGGTCATCGCGGTCAGCCTGACGAAGATCAACAACGACCTGCGCTGGATGGGCTCGGGTCCGAACACGGGCCTCGGCGAGCTGCACATCCCGGACCTGCAGCCCGGCTCGTCGATCATGCCCGGCAAGGTGAACCCGGTCATCCCCGAGGCCACCCTGATGGTCGCTGCACGCGTCATCGGCAACGACGCGACGGTCGCCTGGGCCGGCGCCTCGGGTGCCTTCGAGCTCAACGTCGCGATCCCGGTGATGGGCACGGCCCTGCTCGAGTCGATCCGCCTGCTCGCGAACAGCTCGCGGGTGCTCGCCGACAAGACCATCGACGGGCTGCAGGCGAACCTCGAGCGCGCCCGCGCGTTCGCCGAGTCGTCCCCGTCGATCGTCACGCCGCTCAACCGCGTCATCGGGTACGAGGCCGCGGCCAAGGTCGCCAAGTACGCCGTCGCCGAGGGCATCACCGTGCGCGAGTCGGTCGTCGCCCTGGGCCACGTCGAGCGCGGCGAGGTCACCGAGGAGCAGCTCGACAGCGCGCTGGACGTCCTGTCGATGACGCACCCGAACTGA
- a CDS encoding PhoH family protein → MVVTSRNVAREPAQRSTADSSTSVAQRTYVLDTSVLLSDPRALFRFAEHAVVLPVVVVSELESKRDDPEIGYFARQALRLLDELRVEHERLDFPVALDDGGSFRVELNHSEQSVLPSGLRLGDNDSRILAVASNLANDGLDVVVVSKDLPLRVKASSIGMAAEEYRAELAVDSGYTGITDLQVSGEQMSDLYEHEEIRSSHLDGVPVNTGVVIHSERGSALGRVHEAGAVSLVRGDREVFGLRGRSAEQRLAIDALLDPEIGIVSLGGSAGTGKSALALCAGLEAVLERQQHKKIMVFRPLYAVGGQELGYLPGDAAEKMNPWAQAVFDTLGALVSDNVLDEVVERGMLEVLPLTHIRGRSLHDAFVIVDEAQSLERNVLLTMLSRIGQNSRVVLTHDVAQRDNLRVGRHDGVASVIERLKGHPLFAHVTLTRSERSAIAALVTELLDSPDLG, encoded by the coding sequence GTGGTCGTGACCTCTCGCAACGTCGCTCGCGAACCCGCCCAGCGGTCCACCGCGGACTCGTCCACGTCGGTCGCCCAACGCACGTACGTGCTCGACACGTCGGTGCTCCTCAGCGATCCGCGGGCGCTGTTCCGCTTCGCCGAGCACGCCGTGGTGCTGCCCGTGGTCGTCGTCAGCGAGCTCGAGTCCAAGCGCGACGACCCGGAGATCGGGTACTTCGCACGCCAGGCCCTGCGGCTGCTCGACGAACTGCGGGTCGAGCACGAGCGGCTCGACTTCCCCGTCGCACTCGACGACGGCGGTTCCTTCCGCGTCGAGCTGAACCACTCCGAGCAGTCCGTGCTCCCGTCCGGGCTCCGGCTCGGGGACAACGACTCGCGGATCCTGGCCGTCGCATCGAACCTGGCGAACGACGGTCTGGACGTCGTCGTCGTGTCGAAGGACCTGCCACTCCGAGTCAAGGCGTCGTCGATCGGCATGGCCGCCGAGGAGTACCGCGCCGAGCTCGCCGTCGACTCCGGCTACACGGGCATCACCGACCTGCAGGTGTCCGGCGAGCAGATGAGCGACCTGTACGAGCACGAGGAGATCCGGTCCTCGCACCTCGACGGCGTCCCGGTGAACACCGGCGTCGTCATCCACTCGGAGCGCGGGTCGGCCCTCGGCCGCGTGCACGAGGCCGGCGCGGTGTCGCTCGTCCGCGGCGACCGCGAGGTCTTCGGGCTGCGGGGACGCTCCGCCGAGCAGCGGCTCGCGATCGACGCCCTGCTCGACCCGGAGATCGGCATCGTCTCGCTCGGAGGTTCGGCCGGCACCGGCAAGTCGGCGCTCGCGCTCTGCGCCGGGCTCGAGGCGGTGCTCGAACGACAGCAGCACAAGAAGATCATGGTGTTCCGGCCGCTCTACGCCGTGGGTGGGCAGGAGCTCGGGTACCTGCCCGGCGACGCCGCCGAGAAGATGAACCCCTGGGCGCAGGCCGTCTTCGACACCCTCGGCGCGCTGGTGTCCGACAACGTCCTCGACGAGGTCGTCGAGCGCGGGATGCTCGAGGTGCTGCCGCTCACGCACATCCGCGGGCGGTCCCTGCACGACGCGTTCGTGATCGTGGACGAGGCGCAGTCGCTCGAGCGGAACGTCCTGCTCACCATGCTGTCGCGCATCGGGCAGAACTCGCGCGTGGTGCTGACGCACGACGTCGCCCAGCGGGACAACCTGCGGGTCGGCCGGCACGACGGTGTCGCGAGCGTGATCGAGCGCCTGAAGGGGCACCCGCTGTTCGCGCACGTGACGCTGACCCGCTCGGAACGGTCGGCGATCGCGGCGCTCGTGACGGAGCTGCTCGACTCGCCCGACCTCGGGTAG
- a CDS encoding carbonic anhydrase, with protein MPDRAASTPSDALRLLVEGNARFAADKRRTGRIDPDRRGELTGSQAPFATVLGCSDSRVPFEHVFDAGIGDLFAIRNAGQIVDDVVLGSIEFAVVALGTPLVVVLRHTACGAVAAARSGEPVPAPHLQSLVDAIAPSVERVRATDAELPQEAVGAAHLEATLRQVIERSGVVSDAVADGRLAVVGATYDLSTGEVTIDTVVGQA; from the coding sequence ATGCCCGACCGCGCCGCCTCCACCCCGTCCGACGCCCTCCGCCTGCTCGTCGAGGGCAACGCCCGCTTCGCCGCCGACAAGCGCCGCACCGGCCGGATCGACCCGGACCGCCGTGGCGAGCTCACGGGCTCGCAGGCGCCCTTCGCGACCGTGCTCGGCTGCTCCGACTCACGCGTGCCGTTCGAGCACGTCTTCGACGCGGGCATCGGTGACCTGTTCGCGATCCGCAACGCCGGTCAGATCGTCGACGACGTCGTGCTCGGCTCCATCGAGTTCGCGGTCGTCGCCCTCGGCACCCCGCTCGTCGTCGTCCTCCGCCACACCGCGTGCGGAGCCGTCGCCGCGGCGCGCTCGGGCGAGCCCGTGCCCGCGCCGCACCTGCAGTCGCTCGTCGACGCGATCGCGCCGAGCGTCGAGCGGGTCCGCGCGACCGACGCCGAGCTCCCGCAGGAGGCCGTCGGTGCCGCGCACCTCGAGGCCACGCTCCGCCAGGTGATCGAGCGGTCCGGTGTCGTCTCCGACGCGGTCGCCGACGGTAGGTTGGCCGTCGTCGGGGCGACCTACGACCTCTCCACGGGCGAGGTCACCATCGACACCGTCGTGGGCCAGGCCTGA
- a CDS encoding isoprenyl transferase encodes MTGRVGWAGRGVLYRAYQRRIRRQIDGQAMPKHVAMIVDGNRRWAKQLGLESAAHGHRAGAAKIPEFLDWCDELGIEVVTLYLLSADNLTGRGGEELEQLVGIIGDLAGTLAVHRDWRVQHVGSDEGLPAGLLGALADAEARSAAHTGLHVNLAVGYGGRREIADAMRSIVRAHGEGGGTLDTLAEVLTPELIGDHLYTQGQPDPDLVIRTSGEQRLSDFMLWQSAHSEFYFVEALYPDLREVDFLRAVRDFGLRSRRFGG; translated from the coding sequence GTGACCGGCAGGGTGGGATGGGCAGGGCGCGGCGTCCTCTACCGTGCCTACCAGCGTCGTATCCGCCGCCAGATCGACGGCCAGGCGATGCCGAAGCACGTCGCCATGATCGTCGACGGCAACCGTCGCTGGGCCAAGCAGCTCGGCCTCGAGTCGGCCGCCCACGGGCACCGTGCCGGCGCCGCCAAGATCCCCGAGTTCCTCGACTGGTGCGACGAGCTCGGCATCGAGGTCGTCACGCTCTACCTGCTGTCCGCCGACAACCTGACCGGTCGGGGCGGCGAGGAGCTCGAGCAGCTCGTCGGCATCATCGGCGACCTGGCCGGGACGCTCGCCGTGCACCGCGACTGGCGCGTGCAGCACGTCGGTTCCGACGAGGGGCTGCCCGCGGGTCTCCTCGGGGCGCTCGCGGACGCCGAGGCCCGGAGCGCAGCCCACACCGGCCTGCACGTCAACCTCGCGGTGGGCTACGGCGGACGCCGGGAGATCGCCGACGCCATGCGGAGCATCGTCCGGGCGCACGGCGAGGGCGGCGGCACGCTCGACACCCTGGCCGAGGTGCTGACGCCCGAGCTCATCGGCGACCACCTGTACACGCAGGGCCAGCCCGATCCCGACCTGGTGATCCGCACCTCGGGTGAGCAGCGGTTGTCGGACTTCATGCTGTGGCAGAGCGCGCACAGCGAGTTCTACTTCGTCGAGGCCCTCTACCCGGACCTGCGCGAGGTCGACTTCCTGCGGGCCGTGCGCGACTTCGGCCTGCGCTCCCGTCGTTTCGGCGGCTGA